The sequence AAAAGTGTTTTTAATATATTAGATTTTGGTGTATTTAATTTTTCAACATCTAATTTTGCGTATTCTAACCAAACTGTTTTCCAGCCGCTATCTGCTAAAAACATTGGTTTAATTTCAATAAGATCATTCTTGACTTTTGAACTAATTGTTTTTTTATTCTATTATTTAAATGACTTGCATTAGAAATATTATCAGAAATATATTTTATTGATTCTAAAAGCAAATCCTCATTATATCTTTCCCATGCAGCACACAACATTACTACTGCGCTTCGCGTTAAATGTCCGAGGTTTTTTCTTCCTCTTTTTGCTTTAGAATAATCCGAATGCGTTTCAATTAATTTTAAAACATCGACTCTCATCTGTAAAAATGTTATGTATGAATCTGATGGCATATAGTTTTAATAATAAGCAAACAAGATACAAAAATATATAATAGTCACACAATTTCCATCCCACCCAAAAATAAAATTCCTCTCAAATTTGCCCACCCAATTTTTTAAAAGTAATTTTGTACGAATCTAAAATAAAAGTAAAATATGTCAACTTACGTAGTTGTAGGTCTTCAGTATGGAGATGAAGGTAAAGGAAAAATCACTGATGTTT comes from Chryseobacterium sp. 3008163 and encodes:
- a CDS encoding HEPN domain-containing protein yields the protein MPSDSYITFLQMRVDVLKLIETHSDYSKAKRGRKNLGHLTRSAVVMLCAAWERYNEDLLLESIKYISDNISNASHLNNRIKKQLVQKSRMILLKLNQCF